The Methanomassiliicoccales archaeon genome includes a region encoding these proteins:
- a CDS encoding iron-sulfur cluster assembly accessory protein, with protein MVTVTDEASKYIVDLIAKNNKPGFGIRIYLAGMGCSGAQFGMSFQKDAKEGDIEQKIDGFSVYYDGETKEVLDACTLDFVETPYGSGLVVNNPNASGGCGSCGGGCH; from the coding sequence ATGGTCACTGTAACCGATGAAGCTAGCAAGTACATCGTGGATCTGATCGCCAAGAACAACAAGCCCGGATTCGGCATCAGGATCTACTTGGCCGGGATGGGCTGCTCCGGAGCCCAGTTCGGCATGTCTTTCCAGAAGGACGCCAAGGAGGGGGACATCGAGCAGAAGATCGACGGGTTCTCCGTATACTACGACGGGGAGACCAAGGAGGTCCTGGACGCCTGCACCTTAGATTTCGTGGAGACCCCCTATGGCTCCGGCCTGGTGGTCAACAACCCCAACGCCAGCGGCGGCTGCGGTTCCTGCGGCGGCGGCTGCCACTAA
- a CDS encoding ATP-dependent DNA ligase, whose protein sequence is MLFRELADTYERLEATSSRLEMTEILAEAFRRFDPLEIRMATYLTQGQLYPDFYPLKLGMADKMILKAIAFASGTKESEVQELMLKEGDPGLVAQQVFASKKQTTLFSEPLTLKSTYETLESIARTEGGGSQDLKIKLMSKLLSDSSSSEAKFLSRVITGRMRLGVSSMTVLDALASAFATKEDRDVVERAFNVSSDLGLVAEEMALHGLDGVKDIHVQVNRPLRAMLAERMSSPEEILEKMGGTCAFEYKYDGVRVQAHICQGDVRLYSRKLDDLTSQFPDVVAALKKAVVAESTIVEGECVPVDLNTGEFLPFQEVSHRRGRKYGLEAAVEDYPVQMCLFDCILKDGEDLTARPFLQRREALSSMVSPDDAVKLSEIRVLSSADEVQVFFQEAIKDGCEGLMAKSIAESSVYRAGNRGFLWIKYKKEYRSEMNDTVDLAVVGAFAGRGKRKGFYGALLMATYDAQTDTFQTVSKLGSGFDDANLASLLEMLAGDRLAEKHHLVDSKMVADYWFQPRLVLEVRGAEITLSPIHTCSFGSVRKDSGLAIRFPRFTGRFRDDKEGREATTSQELLTMYQAQLKRVE, encoded by the coding sequence ATGCTCTTCCGGGAACTGGCCGACACCTACGAGAGGTTAGAGGCCACCTCTTCCAGGCTGGAGATGACGGAGATATTGGCCGAGGCCTTTCGCCGCTTCGATCCCCTCGAGATCAGGATGGCCACCTACCTGACGCAGGGACAGCTCTACCCGGACTTCTACCCTTTGAAGCTGGGAATGGCCGACAAGATGATACTCAAGGCCATCGCCTTCGCCTCCGGGACCAAGGAGAGCGAGGTGCAGGAGCTCATGCTGAAGGAGGGAGACCCCGGGTTGGTGGCCCAGCAGGTCTTCGCCAGCAAGAAGCAGACCACCCTGTTCTCCGAGCCTTTGACGCTCAAGAGTACCTACGAGACTCTGGAATCGATCGCCCGGACGGAGGGCGGAGGCTCGCAGGACCTGAAGATCAAGCTGATGTCCAAGCTGCTGAGCGATTCCTCGTCCTCCGAGGCCAAGTTCCTTTCCCGGGTCATAACCGGGAGGATGCGCCTGGGCGTCTCCTCCATGACCGTCCTTGACGCCCTTGCTTCCGCCTTCGCTACCAAGGAGGACCGGGACGTGGTGGAGCGCGCCTTCAACGTCTCCTCCGACCTGGGGCTGGTGGCCGAGGAGATGGCATTGCACGGGCTGGACGGGGTCAAGGACATACATGTCCAAGTGAACCGCCCGTTGCGGGCCATGCTGGCCGAGCGCATGTCCTCGCCGGAGGAGATACTGGAGAAGATGGGCGGGACCTGCGCCTTCGAGTACAAGTACGACGGTGTCCGGGTCCAGGCGCACATATGCCAGGGCGATGTCCGACTGTACTCGCGCAAGCTGGACGATCTCACGTCGCAGTTCCCGGACGTGGTGGCCGCCCTGAAGAAGGCCGTGGTGGCCGAGAGCACCATCGTAGAGGGGGAGTGCGTGCCGGTGGACCTCAACACCGGGGAGTTCCTCCCATTTCAGGAGGTATCTCATCGCCGGGGTCGCAAGTACGGGCTGGAGGCGGCGGTGGAGGACTACCCTGTCCAGATGTGCCTCTTCGACTGCATCCTGAAGGACGGGGAGGACCTCACCGCCCGGCCGTTCCTGCAGAGAAGGGAAGCGCTGAGTTCGATGGTCAGTCCGGACGACGCAGTGAAGCTATCGGAGATTCGCGTACTCTCTTCCGCTGATGAAGTTCAGGTCTTCTTTCAGGAAGCTATAAAGGACGGCTGCGAGGGGCTGATGGCCAAGTCCATCGCCGAAAGTTCCGTCTACCGCGCCGGCAACCGCGGGTTCCTGTGGATCAAGTACAAGAAGGAGTACCGCTCGGAGATGAACGACACCGTAGACCTGGCGGTGGTCGGCGCCTTCGCCGGAAGGGGGAAACGCAAGGGGTTCTACGGCGCCCTGCTCATGGCCACTTACGACGCGCAGACGGACACCTTCCAAACGGTCTCCAAGCTGGGCAGCGGCTTCGACGACGCCAACTTGGCTTCGCTATTGGAAATGCTGGCCGGGGACCGCCTGGCGGAGAAGCACCATCTAGTGGATTCGAAGATGGTGGCCGACTACTGGTTCCAGCCCCGCCTGGTTCTGGAGGTCAGGGGGGCTGAGATAACTTTGTCGCCGATACACACCTGCTCCTTCGGCTCGGTGAGGAAGGATTCCGGGCTGGCCATCCGTTTCCCGCGTTTCACCGGGCGCTTCCGGGACGACAAGGAGGGGCGGGAGGCTACCACCAGCCAGGAGCTGTTGACCATGTACCAGGCCCAGCTCAAACGGGTGGAGTGA
- a CDS encoding helicase-related protein: MYFEHPLIRKQCVQLRDYQVELARRASRSSTLLVLPTGLGKTVVAVMVIAEVLQKKGGKVLFLAPTRPLVEQHQRTLESMIEGKRIGMMTGEVDPLERELIFLENDVVASTPQVVANDLRQGRINLKDVKLIIFDEAHRAVGNYAYVDVAKEYMEYDGLVLGMTASPGSDKGKVKEVCQNLNIKDIEVRTEKDPDVTKYVHSVRMDWVEVELPLEMNRIAGTIRALYEEYAKELVALGVVDKDRVLNKRYLLEMAATWQARLRSGEKSRTLFKAVSVQSKVVKVEHALDLVETQGMTALRAYLERMKDEVSSDTSSKASRDIVSSSHFQEIWDMAQSVKAEHPKLSRVMNVVARQISESPSSRILVFTHYRDTCELVASKLSKVEGARVAKLVGQSDRKGEKGLKQKEQVGVLERFRQGEFNVLVATSVGEEGLDVASTDLVVFYEPVPSEIRSIQRRGRTGRSRAGKVVIFITKGTKDEAYYFSSLNKEKTMRRRLETMKDELSGERSKGGQRNLGDF, encoded by the coding sequence GTGTATTTTGAGCACCCCCTGATCAGGAAGCAGTGCGTGCAGCTGCGGGATTACCAGGTGGAGCTGGCCCGCCGTGCTTCCCGGTCCTCCACGTTGTTGGTGCTCCCCACCGGCCTGGGAAAGACGGTGGTGGCGGTCATGGTCATCGCCGAGGTGCTACAGAAGAAGGGGGGAAAGGTGCTTTTCCTGGCCCCGACCCGGCCTCTCGTGGAGCAGCACCAGCGTACCCTCGAGAGCATGATCGAGGGGAAGCGCATCGGCATGATGACCGGCGAGGTCGACCCCCTGGAACGGGAATTGATATTTCTGGAGAACGATGTCGTGGCCTCCACGCCTCAGGTGGTGGCCAACGACCTCCGGCAGGGCCGAATAAACCTCAAGGACGTGAAACTCATAATATTCGATGAAGCGCACCGGGCCGTGGGCAACTACGCCTACGTAGACGTGGCCAAGGAGTACATGGAGTACGATGGACTGGTCCTAGGCATGACCGCCTCCCCCGGCAGCGACAAGGGGAAGGTCAAGGAGGTCTGCCAGAACCTCAACATCAAGGACATCGAGGTGCGGACGGAGAAGGACCCGGACGTGACCAAGTACGTCCATTCCGTGCGCATGGACTGGGTGGAGGTGGAGCTGCCTCTGGAGATGAACCGCATCGCCGGGACCATACGGGCGCTGTACGAGGAGTACGCCAAGGAACTGGTCGCGCTGGGCGTGGTGGACAAGGACCGGGTGCTGAACAAGCGCTACCTGCTGGAGATGGCGGCCACCTGGCAGGCCCGGCTGCGTTCCGGGGAGAAGAGCCGCACCCTCTTCAAAGCGGTCAGCGTCCAGTCCAAGGTAGTCAAGGTGGAGCACGCCCTGGACCTGGTGGAGACGCAAGGGATGACCGCCCTGAGGGCGTATCTGGAGAGGATGAAGGATGAGGTCTCTTCCGACACCAGCTCCAAGGCCTCGCGCGACATAGTGTCCTCGTCCCACTTCCAGGAGATATGGGACATGGCCCAGTCGGTGAAGGCCGAGCACCCCAAGCTCTCACGGGTAATGAACGTGGTGGCCAGGCAGATCAGCGAGAGCCCGTCCTCTCGGATACTGGTCTTCACGCATTACCGCGACACCTGCGAGCTGGTGGCCTCCAAGCTTTCCAAGGTGGAGGGCGCCCGCGTGGCCAAATTGGTCGGCCAGTCGGACCGCAAGGGAGAGAAGGGGTTGAAACAGAAGGAGCAGGTGGGAGTGCTGGAACGATTCCGTCAGGGGGAGTTCAACGTGCTGGTGGCCACCTCCGTCGGTGAGGAAGGGCTGGACGTGGCCAGCACCGACCTGGTCGTCTTCTACGAACCGGTGCCTTCGGAGATCCGCAGCATCCAGCGCCGCGGCCGCACCGGGCGTTCCCGGGCGGGGAAGGTGGTCATCTTTATCACCAAAGGAACGAAGGACGAAGCGTACTACTTCTCCAGCCTGAACAAGGAGAAGACCATGCGTCGCCGCCTGGAGACCATGAAGGACGAGCTGTCCGGGGAACGTTCCAAGGGAGGCCAGCGCAACTTGGGCGATTTCTAG
- a CDS encoding GNAT family N-acetyltransferase produces MRCRQMLRSDLPDLVAMSRENMADIILSSWGEEWNDEKLMELLLDQQVTTSVLEGNDGIMAYYCMEEMDEYIFISSFQVNRRWQGQGIGTRMMEMIESTGRKEGKAGVELCVQSTNEHAIEFYYYNGYDLMYRNGNNLVMRKRLV; encoded by the coding sequence ATGCGCTGCCGCCAAATGCTCAGGTCCGATCTTCCCGATCTCGTGGCCATGAGCCGGGAGAACATGGCCGACATTATCCTGTCATCCTGGGGAGAAGAGTGGAACGACGAGAAGCTGATGGAGCTTCTTCTCGACCAGCAGGTGACCACTTCCGTGTTGGAGGGAAACGATGGGATAATGGCCTATTACTGTATGGAGGAGATGGACGAGTACATCTTCATATCATCCTTCCAGGTCAACCGAAGATGGCAGGGCCAGGGGATAGGCACGCGGATGATGGAAATGATAGAGTCCACGGGCAGAAAGGAGGGCAAGGCCGGGGTGGAGCTGTGCGTGCAATCCACCAACGAACACGCCATCGAGTTCTATTATTACAACGGCTACGACCTCATGTACCGCAACGGCAACAACCTGGTCATGCGCAAGCGACTGGTCTGA
- a CDS encoding DNA-directed RNA polymerase subunit L, producing the protein MEIELLEKEKDSIRVRIKGADMTLITPMVQALLEDKDVAEVKYTIGHSQLEDPTLYIRVKTGKPQSALKKTAKSLTNEFKEAREALQKDLK; encoded by the coding sequence ATGGAGATCGAGCTCTTAGAGAAGGAAAAGGACTCCATCAGGGTCCGCATCAAGGGAGCGGACATGACCTTGATCACCCCCATGGTACAGGCACTGCTGGAGGACAAGGACGTGGCCGAGGTCAAGTACACCATAGGCCACAGCCAACTGGAAGATCCCACCCTTTACATCCGGGTCAAGACCGGAAAGCCCCAATCGGCCCTGAAGAAGACGGCGAAGTCCCTGACCAACGAGTTCAAGGAGGCCAGGGAAGCTTTACAGAAGGACCTGAAGTAA
- the truD gene encoding tRNA pseudouridine(13) synthase TruD, with product MVQTSGDRERNIGLEVFFSETPGSGGKLKAAAEDFVVDEVSKYPPTKPDGKVCVARVTATNWETNRLVRHLSKSLGISRNLIGFAGTKDKRAVTTQLMSFQAPVESVMALRLSQVSINDGYMAKRSMTIGDLVGNRFTIRVRDTNLHGDELRSSLEGTEASLHGLGGFPNFFGVQRFGTVRPVTHLVGRAIVKGDLEQAVLLYIGNPSEEEDEQSRAAREALQRDRDYTAALRDFPWKLTFERMVIGFLERNPGDFAGAICVLPPNLQMMFVHAYQSYLFNLVLSERMRRGIPLNAPIVGDVVLPADKDGNPDHDKQVPVTTVNLDLVERQVRDRRAFVSGTLFGSESVLAEGEMGEMGEMERKAIEREGLSPQDFLVPAIPHCSSKGSRRELICEYRDLKLDVGQDEFTASFFLGKGCYATVLLREFMKSDIGDY from the coding sequence ATGGTTCAGACCAGTGGCGACCGGGAACGCAACATCGGTCTAGAGGTCTTTTTTTCTGAAACTCCTGGCAGTGGAGGAAAACTCAAGGCCGCCGCCGAGGACTTCGTCGTCGACGAGGTCTCCAAGTATCCCCCGACCAAGCCCGACGGCAAGGTGTGCGTAGCTCGTGTGACCGCCACCAACTGGGAGACCAACCGCCTGGTCCGGCACCTGTCGAAATCGCTGGGCATCTCCAGGAACCTCATCGGGTTCGCCGGCACCAAGGACAAGCGGGCCGTGACCACCCAGCTGATGTCCTTCCAGGCTCCGGTGGAGAGCGTCATGGCCCTTCGCCTCTCGCAGGTCAGCATCAATGACGGCTACATGGCCAAGCGCAGCATGACCATCGGGGACCTGGTGGGCAACCGCTTCACCATCCGCGTCCGGGACACGAACCTTCACGGTGACGAGCTGCGCTCGTCGTTGGAAGGGACGGAGGCGTCCCTGCACGGCCTGGGCGGCTTTCCCAATTTCTTCGGCGTGCAGCGCTTCGGTACCGTGCGGCCGGTCACGCACCTAGTCGGCCGGGCCATCGTGAAGGGCGACCTGGAGCAGGCCGTGCTGCTGTACATCGGCAATCCCAGCGAGGAGGAGGACGAGCAATCGAGGGCGGCCCGGGAAGCCCTGCAGAGGGACCGCGATTACACAGCGGCGTTGCGCGACTTCCCCTGGAAGCTGACCTTCGAGCGCATGGTAATCGGTTTCCTCGAACGGAATCCGGGAGATTTCGCCGGGGCCATATGCGTGCTGCCGCCGAACCTGCAGATGATGTTCGTGCACGCCTACCAGTCCTACCTGTTCAACCTGGTGCTTTCGGAGAGGATGCGCAGGGGGATACCTCTGAACGCCCCGATCGTTGGCGACGTGGTCCTGCCGGCGGACAAGGACGGGAACCCCGACCACGACAAGCAGGTGCCAGTAACCACCGTCAACCTGGACCTGGTGGAACGGCAGGTGCGCGACCGCCGGGCCTTCGTCTCCGGAACGCTCTTTGGCTCGGAATCGGTGCTGGCGGAGGGGGAGATGGGGGAGATGGGGGAGATGGAGAGGAAGGCCATCGAGCGCGAGGGGCTGTCGCCGCAGGACTTCCTGGTGCCGGCCATCCCGCACTGCTCGTCCAAAGGCTCCCGGCGCGAGCTGATCTGCGAATACCGGGACCTGAAGTTGGACGTAGGTCAGGACGAGTTCACCGCCTCCTTCTTCCTGGGAAAGGGGTGCTACGCCACGGTGCTCCTGCGGGAGTTCATGAAATCGGACATAGGCGACTATTGA
- a CDS encoding fibronectin type III domain-containing protein — translation MTFRCLLPCCSLLAIIILLTVPLAQAQPSAPEGLQATVGKDYVDLSWQAVPGADYYVLYRGDLDEMVPIANLYPPFTAFHNSGLEEGSTYLYYVTAVDGGEESSPSNTVSVTVPPKENESVMLSIIALILSAIAIQVCVVLLLYHFKMNMKLK, via the coding sequence ATGACCTTCCGCTGCCTACTGCCTTGCTGCTCACTGCTGGCCATAATCATACTTCTGACCGTCCCCTTGGCGCAGGCCCAGCCCTCGGCTCCGGAAGGGCTGCAGGCCACGGTGGGAAAGGATTACGTGGACCTAAGCTGGCAGGCAGTACCGGGGGCGGACTACTACGTTCTGTACCGCGGGGACCTGGACGAGATGGTACCCATTGCCAATCTCTACCCACCCTTCACCGCATTTCATAACAGCGGGCTGGAGGAAGGTTCCACCTACCTTTACTACGTAACAGCGGTCGATGGCGGGGAAGAGAGCTCCCCCAGCAACACCGTCTCCGTGACCGTCCCGCCGAAAGAGAACGAGAGCGTGATGCTGTCCATAATAGCGCTGATCCTCTCGGCCATCGCCATCCAGGTGTGCGTGGTCTTGCTTCTTTACCACTTCAAGATGAACATGAAGCTGAAGTGA
- a CDS encoding DHHA1 domain-containing protein → MVCLSRDHRDKHIITRGNVDGIVSAAIFLSIYPDAKVTFVTSPVAGAKALAMDITSDELYLVDLAPVPDLVEAVRSRRSSQKLTLVDHHPSSLSVECSTLVTEGVSAANVLFHYLHPHDELRKLVAVADLVEYMPTPLLDQEMRRHGMQRVDQESMVLDFSWRLIIEDDRFRYSAAKLLSQGLWPSQIDLIKRRYIQVINEKRWPRALAKVDGCMKVRGPLGIMDEMDRNRSLYGFGTRALVEVAHRRGCGYAVMINPRGKYSSVSVRGISPSSIDLGRFVEEFTSENGVDGGGHPKAAGARIPTGSNGLFLDDLLEKVS, encoded by the coding sequence ATGGTCTGCTTATCGCGGGACCACCGGGACAAACATATTATCACGAGAGGCAACGTTGACGGCATCGTTTCGGCGGCCATCTTTCTTAGCATATATCCAGATGCGAAGGTCACCTTTGTAACCTCCCCGGTGGCCGGGGCCAAGGCCTTGGCGATGGACATCACATCCGACGAGCTGTACCTGGTCGATCTGGCCCCGGTTCCCGACCTGGTGGAGGCGGTGCGCTCCCGTCGCTCTAGCCAGAAGCTGACGCTGGTCGATCACCACCCCTCCTCTTTGTCAGTGGAATGTTCCACCTTAGTTACCGAGGGTGTCAGCGCCGCCAACGTGCTGTTCCATTACCTGCACCCCCACGACGAGCTGAGGAAGCTGGTGGCGGTGGCCGACCTGGTCGAGTACATGCCCACCCCTCTGCTGGACCAGGAGATGAGAAGGCATGGAATGCAGCGCGTGGATCAGGAGTCCATGGTATTGGACTTCTCCTGGCGCTTGATAATCGAGGACGACCGTTTCCGCTACAGCGCGGCGAAGCTGCTGTCCCAGGGACTGTGGCCTTCGCAGATCGATCTGATCAAGCGCCGCTACATCCAGGTGATCAACGAGAAAAGATGGCCGCGAGCCCTGGCCAAGGTCGACGGCTGCATGAAGGTACGCGGGCCGCTGGGCATCATGGACGAGATGGACCGCAACCGCTCCCTTTACGGTTTCGGCACCAGGGCGCTGGTGGAGGTGGCCCACCGCCGAGGATGCGGCTATGCGGTCATGATAAACCCCCGGGGCAAGTACTCCTCCGTATCGGTGCGAGGAATATCGCCCAGTTCCATCGACCTCGGAAGGTTCGTGGAGGAGTTCACCAGCGAGAACGGCGTGGACGGCGGAGGGCATCCCAAGGCCGCCGGGGCCAGGATACCCACGGGCAGCAACGGGCTTTTCCTGGACGACCTTCTAGAAAAGGTGTCCTAA